AAGATAAGTTCCATGGTGTCTGCTCAGTTGGTTGAAGGGAAGACGCTCATCTTTATTTCCGGAGATCACAACTTTTGGAAGAGGGGCACAAAGAAAAAGGAAAAACTGTTCCAAAATAACAGTCAGTTTAAATCTAACGGTCCTCTGTGAAGGGGTTGTCCGCTACATGGACAATCCATTTTTAAAATAAGTAGTCCCCCTGTGTAAAGTAAAAATAACAGGCTGCTAACCAAAAGATTAGAGCCCACCGAGGGacattggtgtttttttttcttccaaagaccatactaaggaccagggggcattcATTACAGGTGGAAAGGTGATTTTGGCAGCTAAATATGAAAGGGTTCTTTACCATTAGatgagtcagactgtggaatgcccgaccacaagaggtagtaatggcagacattaTAACAGCCTTTAaatagggctggatgatttcctcaatatacGTAACATTGgtggttatagataatttagtgacaaaatgtacagttGGGGGAGAAAGGTTGAAATTGatagacctaggtcttttttcaacctgtgTAGCTATGTAAATATACCAGCTTTCTGCACTGACTAAATTTCAGCAATGCCGGTGCCATGTCTTTCGGTGGCTCATGTGAAATGGTTATGCAATTTAAGTCCTGCAGGGCTCACGTGGCATAAAAATGTCATGTGAGCTCCTGGAGATCCAGCGCCGACATAGCTGAAATCGCCCCAGTGCACAAAGTGAGAATATGTTATTTTTATTTCACAATGGGAACTACTTATTTTAAACACATGTTGTTGTCCAGGTACTGGTCAAACCATTTAAGCCATCTTTCAAATCCCCTTTTTCAAAATTAAAATTTAAGACCTAGCAATTTTGATCTGGGGCTAAATTCACAAATGTTGTAATGGAACTGAATAGATGTAGTATTATATAGTGAAAACATCTTTCTGAGCAGTACTTCTTATAACCCAGCTAAATGTGTAATACTCATCATTATGTTTCTCCTCCTACTAGCTTTCATCTCGGGCTGTGTTAAATGAATATGTACAGACAATTCCTCTTCCTTCCAGTAGCAGTGACCTTCCAAAAGATACACCATGCAGTATCGCAGGCTGGGGACTAATTGACCGGACACGTGACACAGATAAATTATTTGAGACGAATGTCACTATTGTTAGCCGCCGGTTGTGTCACCGTTACTACCCTGGATTGTCTGATGGGATGATTTGTGCAGGGAGCCCTAAAAGAATCACAGACTCCAGTCAGGTAAAACGCTATACAAACTGCTTGCTAATGGGCCACTATCACATTCTCGGAATGCACCTCAATTATATTTTGTGCCAAAATAGCAAAATTGGGTTAGAGTGAATTTAGACAGATAACTTGGAACAAGGATTCCTAGCTTCCAGTTATTAATGTCTCTTAACAAGCTGGTAGTCATTCAGAGGGGAAGAAAAAGGCTTATCCATCAGATGCGATCAGGGGTGGGTTAagagtagccagggccccaggtAGTTTAGAAGGCGTGGACCTCCAAGTACCTGATGTATCACGTGACATGTCAGATGATCCCCCGATAGATCATGTGATAGGTCATGTGAGTAACACACAGATGCTCTGGTGCACATCCATACACTGAAAATGTCAAATGCGCATAATTTTCCTTTATGTACGAACTATAAATAACATAGTTGTGTACGAAGTGGAGTAGAGGTGGGAGGTAACATGACAGacaatgactgttgtggaggccgtacAAAAAGGTTAATTAATTAATTCTGTTCAATAATTGTATAACTTAATGTTGAGCAGAATTAAGCATGCtgacagccccctacatacaatatgagcctcaCATAGCCCCCAAAATTAACAACCAAAGCGCTCAAcctatgggaccattatactgttactgtgtgtgtatatatatactgtatatatatatatatatatatatatatatatataatatgtatacaagtcctggcaaaaattatggaatcaccggccttggaggatgttcattcagttgtttaattttgtagaaaaaaagcagataacagacatggcacaaaactaaagtaattttgaatggcaactttctggcttttagAAACACTAaatgaaatcaagaacaaaaaatgtggtagtcagtattggttactttttttaaaatcaagcataggggaaaaatatgaaatcactcaattctgaggaaaaaattctggaatcatgaaaaacaaacaaacaaaaaaactgtccaaaacatcactagtatccccttcccgacctccgccgtactattaggctacgttcacattagcgttgtgcggggctgcatcgggcgcagccgcggcgacgcatgcgtcatgcgcccctatatttaacatggggggcgcatggacatgcgttgtcttgcattttgtgacgcatgcgtcattttggcgcaaatgtcagggcgcagaggaagcagcatgatgcaattttttctgcaccaaaaatcatgcaaaaatgaacacatgcgtcacaaaaagctgtgttttgcatgcgtttttgcatgcgttgtgagttgcgtcgccgacacagcaccgcacaacgcaaatgtgaacgtagccttactgcggaggtcggtacccccgctttgatgcgggctgtgacggtgagcccgcatcaaagccgggacatgtcagctggttTGAaaattgggtatgaaaatttacagggtgattccataattttttccccagaattgagtgattccataattttttccctatgcttggttaaaaaagtaaccattactgactaccaaatttttttgttcttgatttcttttagtgtttcttaaagccagaaagttaccatttgaaatgactttagttttttgccatgtctgtaatctgcttttttcctacaaaattaagcaactgaatgaacatcctccaaggccggtgattacataatttttgccaggggttgcatATATAGTGGGGGAAtttagtatttgatcccttgctgatttggtaagtttgcacactgacaaagacatgaacagtctataattttaagggtaggttaattttaacattgagagatagaatatcaaaaataaaatccagaaaatcacattgtatacattatataaatgtatttgcattttgcagtgagaaataagtatttgatacccctggcatacaagacttaatacttggtggcagaacccttgttggcaagcacagcagtcagacttttttttgtagttgatgatgaggtttgcgcacatgtcaggaggaaatttgcaggtcatctctaaatcattaagattttgagactgtcgcttggcaactcggagcttcaattctctccataagttttctatgaaattaaggtctggagactggctaggcctctccaggaccttaatgtgcttctttttgaggaaCTCTTCTTTTGCCTTAgctgtatgttttaggtcattgtcttgctggaaaccCAGGCACAacacatttttaatgtcctggcggagggaaggaggttatcattcttgattttacggtacatggcttcatccatttttcccattgatgcagtgaagtagtcctgtgcgcttagcagagaaacaccccaaaaacataatgtttccacctccatatttgacagtggggacggtgtactttgggtcataggcagcatttctcttcctccaaacacggtaagttgaGTTAATGCGaaaacctcaatttttgtctcatctgaccacagcaccttctcccaatcactcacaaaatcatccaggtgttcatgggCAAACTTgaaatgggcctgcacatgtgccttcttgagcagggggacattgcgggcactgcaggattttaaacctttatggcataatgtgttaccaatggttttcttggtgactgtggtcccagctgccttgagatcattaacaagttccctccgtgtagttttaggctgatctcttaccttcctcatgatcaaggataccccatgaggtgagattttgcatggtgccccagatttttCCATAAAAGGCTCAAAAAACGTTTTCAACATGTATCGGTATTATATAGCTCACCTAGAGACTATTCCATGATATGGAGTCCATTTCGTTGGCATAAAAGCCAAAAACATGTTCAATATTTTagcctatgtgcacacattgcagatttgctttTTTTTTGACATGTTTGTTCAGTGCGATTTTGTGTCAATTCTCTGTGTTTTTGCTCTGTGTTTTTCACCATTCATTTCACTCAAATCAACCAAAACACACgggacaaaaatgcaccaaaaacacggcaaaaacatACCTAAAACACACgtttttgcagctgcgtttttcctgccaagaaatggtgcagaaattttactcaacatgctcacccatagactattcctttGTCTGGAGCATATTTCCTTgtatatatagtggggaaaaagtatttagtcagccaccaattgtgcaagttctccctcttaaaaagatgagagagacctgtagttgacatcataggtagaccacaactatgagagtcaaaatgagaaaacaaatcaagaaaataaccttgtctgatttggcaagatttaatttgcaaattatagtggaaaataagtatttgatcacttaaaattgtgcaagatttctggctctcacagacctgtaacttcttctttaagaggctcctttgtcctccactcattatctgtagtaatggcacctgtttgaacttgttatcagtataaaagactcctgtcctcaacctcaaacagtcacactccaaactctactatggtgaagaccaaagagctgtcgaaggacaccagaatcaaaattgtaactctgcaccaggctaggaagactgaatctgcaataggcaagcagcttggtgtgatgaaatcaactgtgggagcactaataagaaaatggaagacatacaagaccactgataatctccatcaatctggggctccacccaagatctcaccccatggggtcaaaatgatcataagaacggtgagcaaaaatcccagtaccacacggggacctagtgaatgacctgcatagagctgggactacAGGTGCTAACTACAACTTTGCCTTCATCTTTGCCTGGTcttcctgcgaagcatttctgttgtatttacatgcgctgatttcaggtcactgtgatcgacaatactgaagtcgtttgcttgtttcccggcctcttcacaccaactgagaaagaatgaagggaacagaacaataacaattagatcaatctgtccccatacagtatcatgttatcagcagcacaactacagtttacacaggcggtgtgctgctgagaacaaggatttctgttcctacTTAAactatccaatcactcgatgaataggcagcattttgcttgtttagtataatacaccccatagtcctccatatattataactagatggtggcccgattctaatgcatcgggtattctagaatatgtatttatgtatgcatatagcagccacatagtatatagcacaggccacatagtatataggagccatgtagtatatagcagacaaatactacgtggcctgtgctatatactatgtggctgctatatacaaacatattgtagaatacccaatgcattaatacaggccacgcaatatacaacagtggccacgcagtctcgcgagactgctaagtcttctgggtaattttgcaattcattgccgggaacagaagatggcggcaggcgcgggcggctcggcggactacggagggtgaaaatagcaggtttttagtttttttattatttttaacatttgtgatgcagtgacccctgtaacaggtagggggcgctgcatggtctctccagtatgcacacagaggtgtattgaggctgtgagagtgcatggcagttgcatgcatggatgtgattatgtgacaaagtccggcattgtggtgaatggccgatatatgtgtcgcagaggaggagactctgcgctgccagcctgaagcgatgtggtggtctgggacctgtagtcctatagttatagtgttgtatattaagtcatgggaggtttggcagggctatttatgtgagatgggcgggacaaactagccacacacccacactcccacccaggggagtggttcaaggtatataatgtgaccagggtgtgggtcacatgttcctgtgtatggttcctgtgtggttccactggaaggtcctggagagcctgtgtgttgggaggttctgggagtaggaccggatccctgaatagcacactgaaccacctgtgttggattttcttggagtaggagtcctgaagagcacatggtggggctttggacctggtgagcctggtgttttggatttcctgggagtaggagtcctgaatagcacactgaagaactgttggggaagctaccgtccttcggtgggtctggactgactaggatatgccacacaggcaagttggtgatccctgtgaggcagctttcccagaggactgacaaggagtcagcaggtggagcaggagctcccgtcaggtacctaaacaaactgttggtgcttgtgatataaactgtgtggtaacccacggcaactggtcagaagaggaccagcgtgtttagttactgCAAAGGGATAATGCAAGCCAATGATACTGTGTGTAATGGACTATATGTAAGCCGGTGATAGGTAACCTGGCTTACGGCGTGGTTTATGACTtgaaaataaaccgtatggacggttttgtttgaaaaaatcgtgcctgactacgtcaatcccgtgccaagcgagtaatcccctacccgttagtaagtgcaatcttacacattacattttttttactattgatgccgcataggcagcatcaatagtaaaaaagttggtcacacagggttaatagcagcggtcacggagtgcgttacccgcggcataacgcggtccgttaccgccggcattaaccctatgtgagcggtgactggaggggagtatgcgggcgccgggcactgactgcggggagtaaggagcggccattttcttccggactgtgcccgacgctgattggtcgtggctgttttgccgcgaccaatcagcgacttggatttccattacagacagaggccgcggccaatgaatatccatgacagaaagaaggaaagacagaaagacggaagtgacccttagacaattatacagtatagTAGatatgcacctcagtcctccaaatagtataatacattcctcatagtcctccatatagtataatacactcctcagtcttccatatagtaaatatattcctccgtcctccatataatataatacactcctcagtcctcaatatagtagaatacactcctcagtcctccatatagtataatacactcctcagtcctccatatagtataatacactcctcatagtcctccatatattaaaatacactgctcagtcctccatatagtataaaaacactcctcatagtgctccatatagtataatgcaccgccatagtcatccatgtagtacaattcccttcccatagtatattgcaccccatagttcttcatatagtataatgtattccccatagtcctcgataaagtataatgcagcccacatatagtataatgatgccaccccagagaatactgcagccaccccacagaatatattgtagccccaagtataatgtaaccccccagagaatataatgcagcccccgcatatagtgtaatgcagtcccggcatatataatatatggtagccccttcatagagcataatgcagcccctcatagaatataatgtagcccctccatagaataaaatccagccctcctcatatagtataatgcagctccccatagaatataatgtagactcttcatagagtatgatgcaatcacccctcatagaatataataaatttaatacatagactacatttaatatataatataatacagcctacctccccatagaatataatgtagccccataaaagagtatgatgcaattctccgtcatagaatgtaatacagcaccccatagaatataatacaatccccatggaatgtaatacagcctccccatagaatgtaatatagccccccatagaatataatacaacccacaatagaatgcaatacagccccccatagaatgtaatacaccccccatagaatgtaatacagccccccatggaatgtaatacagccccccatagaatgtaatacagccccctcatagaatgtaatacagcctccatagaatgtaatacagcccccccatagaatataatacaacaccccatagaatgtaatacaggcctcttagaatgtaatacagccctccatagaatacaacccgcaatagaatgtaatacagccccccgtagaatgtaatacagccccccatagaatgtaatacagccccccttagaatgtaatacagcccccatagaatataatacaacccacaatagaatctaatacagccccccatagaatgtaataccaccccccatagaatgtaatacaccccccatagaatgtaatacagtccccatggaatgtaatacagcccccatagaatgtaatacagccccccgtagaatataatacaacccacaaTAGAAGgtaatatagccccccatagaatgtaatacagccccctcatagaatgtaatacagcccccatagaatgtaatacagccccccataaaatataatacagcctccatagaatgtaataagccccccatagaatgtaatacagcccccatagaatataatacaaccccccatagaatgtaatacagccccccatagaatgtaatacagccccccacagaatataatacaaccccccatagaatgtaatacagccccccatagaatgtaatacagcccccgcaTAGAATGTAAttgagcccccatagaatgtaatacagccccccatagaatataatacaacctcccatagaatgtaatacagcccccccatagaatgtaatacagcacccccatagaatgtaatacagccccccatagaatgtaatacagcccccccatagaatgtaatacagccccccccccatagaatgtaatgtagagcccctaatagccccacaatccagttatcactcattgatatattaaaagaaactttcctcacctctcctcgtgcctcgcgctgctcctggctcctggctccggtctcagcggctgcagtccgCCCGGCACACAGCAAGTattcgatgatatgacgtcatcacgcaccggcagtgtcagaggcagagcggggaatgatcattgcattcaactgtactggcgtcatagatgccggtatagttgaatgaggCAGCACTGGCAGGGGGTGAGTCGATGCTGGTGACGGGGAGTCGGCCCAGTGGCAGAGCGTACAGGGATCGaatggcccactactggcaccagcccttctggcatttaccagaagtgcccgatggccagtccggccctgaatacAGGGTATATCTGAGTCCATTAGTTTTGTCAGTTCTTGCTTTCTTCATAAACTAAACTGAAATTTCCTGTTCTTGTAATGAAATAAATGTGGTTTACTCAAATTATAATTTTTACatgctttttaaattttgcctgatatacaagtcattatacaggaaaaaatgtttcttaacatgttttttttcctgtaaaataaaATTTCTCGTgggttttgaatgttttattgtcactccttagaatggagtaaaagtgtgacaccgttGTTCTCATCAGCGATCTGGgcatcagagatgcttccagggatcttccccatgctgctctccttccattcagcacttttcccatccatgccaacattttcactgccccccaaacCTCTTTGTAGGGGCTGACGGAAAAAAGCTCAGCTTTCCCACTGATTCCCATTACACTTATTGTATCATAcacttattaggttctgtagaaggacgtagatctggggatttattatgatggaatataggctgaactggatggacaaatgtcttttttcggccttactaactatgttactatgttactatgttacttgttttTTGAAACGAGCATGCAATTATTAGGGCCATGTAAACCAGGATAAAGATGAAGGGGTAATGCATAGGGATGAGAGGGACatgataccaggatagggatgagggccatgcatatcaggatagggatgacgagccatgaataccaggatagggatgaaggggccatgcataccaggatagggatgaggagccatgcataccaggatagggatgaggagccatgcatacaaggatagggatgagggggccatgcataccaggatagggatgaggagccatgcataccaggatagggatgaggagccatgcataccaggataaggatgaggagccatgcatacaaggatagggatgagagggacatgcataccaggatagagatgagggccatgcatatcagggtagggatgaagagccatgcataccaggataggtatgaggggaccatgcataccaggatagggatgaaggggccatgcatagctagatagggatgaggggatcatgcatacaaggatagggatgaggggaccatgcatatgtaaggaggttgctttccctgctccttacctggaaccacttagtcagacagctggattgtcagggggaagactttctgccctggacagaagggaccatgtgacggctgggggcagagaggaagagagggggGTGTGGTCAAAAAAGGGCGGGAGAGCAGAGTGcgccagacagaggggacagcgtgccagagagaaagcaggctgcagcgccgcgctccccatgacagagtgctccccatgagggcactaaagctggagtgagagtggtgacttggaagcctccataataagAGACGACATATCCCCTTACAGTGGCCTGAGCgcacagccccggtgaccgcactgacaagccaggacccctgagtgtgactaaggaaactgctcagtgtgtgtgtgtattcttgctgaagagagagagactgTCAGCCTATTCCAGAGActccagcagagtggctgtgtgacttcctgctttcagctgcacagggagaacaggctgcagaggcttaaccccggagtttccaggagacagagaagagacttcaagatctcaagccctgctggtgactgtacccacgttggaataaggaccctccagtcaggacctccctggactgataagttacaagaacactcgttaacccttttgattccgcttaactgtttactgtttgatttgtctctattaaccccctgtttactccctgcgaggagaatcttactcctgttaataaattcccctcaacagttggtctgtctgttctgtggtgacatgctcaaccctgcactctattacacataccaggatagggacgaggtgaccatgcataccaggataggtatgaggagccatgcataccaggatgggaatgaaggGACAATGTATCCCAGGTTTAtattcaagtcaataagttttcccagttttttctggTAAAATTAGGTACCTCGGCTCATATTCGGgtcagtttatactcgagtatatacggtagataagtgGCACCACTTCAGcactaaaatggaaaaaaaagtggtGGAGTGGTGCTTTAGAGTAAGCCCTGGAGGCAGATTATCATGTAGATCACTGCCAATCCATAGATCTTAagagctcatttgcatataagaaaaaagtggatttctctggaataagatattggatcacagatatcaagatattattttattcatctatgacctacatgcccatatagattccTTAAGAGGGTTGATTCTACTTACAGGCTCCCTTTAAGGACAATGTATACTATTCCGTGTGTATCtcttaattttttctttttgtgtttaCAGGGAGACTCAGGGGGACCCCTTGTTTGCAATGAGGCTTTAGAAGGCATTGTGTCATTTGGATATCATCACCCTCCTGGTGTATATGCAAGAGTTGGAAAATACTTGGAATGGATCAAACAAACCATCTCCAAATATGAAAGCACAGACACCATCTGATACTTGCACATTTATATTACTGGGGGACACTATTATCTCCCCCCTCCCCCTCATATTCATTTTTCTCATTATACTGCCCCTACTATTACAGTAAAATAAGAA
This region of Ranitomeya imitator isolate aRanImi1 chromosome 1, aRanImi1.pri, whole genome shotgun sequence genomic DNA includes:
- the LOC138649215 gene encoding mast cell protease 1A-like, which produces MMEHVDVILVIFLSSIFISTPRAEKMNNRIIGGNEAKPHSRPYMAYLKIDDSFCGGSLIAPDWVLSAAHCNGDIVVILGAHDVSQPEETQQVLAVESHHIHPEYDEEYMPFNDVLLLKLSSRAVLNEYVQTIPLPSSSSDLPKDTPCSIAGWGLIDRTRDTDKLFETNVTIVSRRLCHRYYPGLSDGMICAGSPKRITDSSQGDSGGPLVCNEALEGIVSFGYHHPPGVYARVGKYLEWIKQTISKYESTDTI